In a genomic window of Quercus lobata isolate SW786 chromosome 4, ValleyOak3.0 Primary Assembly, whole genome shotgun sequence:
- the LOC115983955 gene encoding protein NRT1/ PTR FAMILY 5.10-like has product MSTEKPLLLDTVANAAVDYKSRQVLRSNSGGWRSAYFIIGVEVAERFAYYGISCNLIMYLAEQLGQSTATAAVNINTWFGTASLLPLLGAFVADSYLGRYHTIIVASCIYILGLGLLTLSTMLPSISTSNYIGNNKVRLGSSELQVNLFILSLYLVAVGQGGHKPCVQAFGADQFDGEDLVESRAKSSFFNWWYFGICAGSSVAMLVVSFVQENLSWGLGFGIPCFVMVIALGVFLLGTRTYRYSIKEVKSPFVRIGQVFVIAIKNRRAKPSEIVIEEEACRTLPQHSSEQFKFLNRALQDKVCTVNDVGEAKAVLRLVPIWATSLGYAIVFAQTSTFFTKQGATLDRTIFPGFEIPAASLQFFGGLAMVFFIPVYDCIFVPIARAITTKPFGITMLQRIGTGMLLSVICMVIAALIEIKRLKTAKQYGLVDMLDVTIPMSVWWLLPQYVLSGIADVFTMVGLQEFFYDQVPIELRSVGLALYLSIFGVGNFLSGFLISFIEEATGGDGKDSWFADNLNRAHLDYFYWLLAGLGAVAFAAYLYFAKSYIYNNRKSTI; this is encoded by the exons ATGTCCACTGAAAAGCCACTGCTATTGGACACAGTTGCAAATGCCGCCGTTGACTACAAAAGCCGGCAAGTCCTCAGATCCAACTCTGGAGGTTGGAGGTCGGCATATTTCATCATAG GTGTGGAAGTGGCTGAGAGGTTTGCATATTATGGGATTAGCTGCAACCTGATCATGTACTTGGCTGAGCAGCTGGGGCAATCAACGGCCACTGCAGCCGTGAACATCAACACTTGGTTCGGAACTGCATCGTTGCTTCCGCTTTTAGGAGCATTCGTAGCTGACTCTTATCTAGGGCGCTACCACACCATTATTGTTGCTTCTTGCATATACATTCTG GGACTAGGCTTGCTAACTCTGTCAACTATGCTTCCTTCTATCAGTACTTCTAATTACATAGGCAACAACAAAGTTAGATTAGGTTCTTCTGAGCTCCAAGTGAATTTATTCATCCTCTCTCTATATCTAGTAGCAGTTGGGCAAGGTGGACACAAGCCTTGTGTTCAAGCCTTTGGAGCTGACCAGTTTGACGGAGAAGATCTTGTGGAAAGCCGAGCCAAAAGCTCATTCTTCAATTGGTGGTATTTTGGAATATGTGCAGGTTCTTCTGTGGCAATGTTGGTCGTAAGCTTTGTGCAAGAAAACCTTAGTTGGGGTCTAGGATTTGGAATCCCCTGTTTTGTTATGGTCATTGCCTTAGGTGTCTTCTTGCTTGGTACTAGAACTTATAGATATAGTATCAAAGAGGTGAAAAGCCCATTTGTGAGGATCGGTCAGGTGTTTGTTATAGCAATTAAGAATCGCCGGGCTAAACCATCAGAAATAgttattgaagaggaagctTGCAGAACCCTGCCACAGCATAGCTCTGAACAATTCAA GTTCCTTAACAGAGCCTTGCAAGACAAGGTATGTACTGTCAATGATGTTGGAGAAGCAAAGGCAGTTCTTAGGCTTGTTCCAATTTGGGCTACGAGCTTAGGTTATGCTATTGTGTTTGCACAAACCTCAACTTTCTTTACCAAGCAAGGGGCTACTCTTGATAGAACAATTTTTCCTGGCTTTGAGATACCAGCTGCTTCACTACAATTCTTTGGCGGCCTGGCCATGGTCTTTTTCATTCCTGTATATGACTGCATTTTTGTTCCTATAGCAAGAGCTATCACCACTAAACCCTTTGGAATCACAATGCTACAGAGAATTGGAACTGGGATGCTTTTATCTGTCATTTGCATGGTAATTGCAGCTCTAATTGAAATAAAAAGGCTCAAAACTGCTAAACAATATGGGTTGGTTGATATGCTAGATGTAACTATTCCAATGAGTGTCTGGTGGCTTCTTCCTCAATATGTTTTGTCAGGAATTGCTGATGTTTTCACCATGGTCGGGCTACAAGAATTCTTCTATGATCAGGTCCCAATTGAATTAAGAAGTGTAGGTCTCGCCCTCTATCTTAGTATTTTTGGGGTCGGGAATTTTTTAAGCGGCtttcttatctctttcattgAGGAGGCAACTGGCGGGGATGGCAAAGATAGCTGGTTTGCTGATAATCTTAATCGGGCACATCTTGACTATTTTTATTGGTTACTTGCTGGACTTGGTGCAGTTGCATTTGCTGCCTACTTGTATTTTGCAAAatcttatatttataataataggAAAAGTACAATTTGA